The following are encoded in a window of Candidatus Bathyarchaeia archaeon genomic DNA:
- a CDS encoding FAD-dependent oxidoreductase, producing the protein MHEVWDLLIIGAGPAGLAAGIYGARMGLKTLIVAEVLGGMAADALTVENYPGFAQISGFELMDKMRRQAEAYGAILNSPETVLEMVLDGSEKKAKTDASAYSAKALIIATGCTHRKLGVPGEDKFRGRGVSYCATCDGRFFRGKKVMVVGGGNVAAHEVLYLKDLASKIYLVHRREGMRADAILEKRVVECGVEAIWNSEVRSIEGNDQVSLVRVYNKKTGEDRAVEVDGVFIAIGELPRSEVAKKAGVPTNAEGYIIVDGNQETKIQGVYAAGSVTGSVNQIGVAVGEGITAAVNAYLYVNKGWYRHESSHT; encoded by the coding sequence ATGCATGAGGTTTGGGATCTCTTAATCATTGGAGCTGGGCCGGCTGGTCTAGCGGCTGGAATCTACGGTGCGAGGATGGGACTGAAAACCCTGATTGTGGCTGAAGTTTTAGGTGGGATGGCAGCTGACGCCCTCACGGTGGAGAACTACCCTGGCTTCGCCCAGATCTCAGGTTTTGAACTTATGGATAAGATGCGTAGGCAGGCTGAGGCTTACGGTGCGATATTAAACAGTCCTGAAACCGTACTCGAAATGGTTTTGGATGGTAGTGAAAAGAAAGCCAAGACTGATGCAAGCGCATACTCGGCGAAGGCGTTAATCATAGCGACCGGGTGCACCCACCGGAAACTAGGGGTACCTGGCGAGGATAAGTTCAGGGGTAGAGGGGTTAGCTACTGTGCAACATGTGACGGCCGCTTCTTCAGGGGCAAGAAGGTTATGGTGGTAGGCGGCGGGAATGTAGCCGCCCACGAGGTCCTATACCTCAAAGATCTCGCAAGCAAGATATACCTCGTTCACAGGAGAGAGGGAATGAGGGCTGACGCCATACTGGAGAAGCGTGTAGTTGAGTGCGGAGTGGAGGCTATCTGGAATAGTGAAGTCAGAAGCATAGAAGGCAACGACCAGGTCTCACTTGTACGCGTTTACAACAAGAAGACTGGCGAAGATAGAGCAGTAGAGGTAGATGGTGTGTTTATCGCCATAGGCGAGCTTCCGAGGAGTGAGGTAGCGAAGAAGGCTGGGGTGCCCACAAACGCGGAGGGCTACATAATCGTAGACGGGAACCAAGAGACAAAGATCCAAGGGGTTTATGCGGCGGGAAGCGTAACCGGAAGCGTAAACCAGATAGGTGTCGCCGTAGGCGAAGGTATAACAGCGGCGGTGAATGCATACCTATACGTGAATAAAGGTTGGTATCGCCATGAATCAAGCCATACCTAA
- a CDS encoding phosphomannomutase/phosphoglucomutase: MEARCMIFRAYDVRGTYPEEVNEEVALKIGKAFGTYNTGKIVVGTDTRLSSPALKEALIRGLISTGAEVTDIGVVTTPMVIFATVHLKQDGGVMVTASHNPKEYNGFKFNDGRGIPISYESGIREIQKIYNVGYFSVGEGKLNSIDIIEDYAKFLLERIKVRAEGLKVVVDAGNGSAGLIYPKVLRELGASVYELNCEPDGNFPNRDPDPANRASLLQLQRKVVEVGADIGFAYDVDGDRLAVVDEKGSIMEPKKVFALLVDITLGKKPATKVVHDILTSMAIEERIRKRGGIPIPSKVGHTYIAQKLLEEGAALAGELSGHYYFEETFGADDALFASLRLIEYLVATRTQLSEYGVDIPSYFAEDMRVPIRESEKFNYVEKLRRRFQGEGYRVDCMDGVKVFFDDGWLVVRPSHTEPKISVAYEAVDKWHFEYIKRLVREILDERPR, encoded by the coding sequence ATGGAAGCTCGATGTATGATCTTCAGGGCTTATGATGTTCGAGGAACTTACCCCGAGGAGGTGAACGAAGAAGTCGCCTTAAAGATAGGTAAGGCCTTCGGGACTTACAACACTGGCAAGATAGTTGTAGGTACGGATACCCGACTAAGTAGCCCAGCCCTAAAGGAAGCCCTCATACGGGGGCTGATCTCCACAGGTGCTGAAGTGACTGATATAGGCGTAGTCACGACACCAATGGTGATCTTCGCTACAGTTCATCTCAAACAGGACGGAGGGGTTATGGTAACAGCGTCCCATAATCCCAAAGAGTATAATGGCTTCAAATTCAATGATGGAAGAGGGATTCCAATCAGCTACGAGTCAGGTATACGTGAAATCCAGAAAATCTACAATGTAGGCTATTTCTCGGTTGGGGAAGGTAAGCTCAATAGCATAGATATAATCGAGGATTATGCAAAATTCCTGCTGGAAAGGATAAAGGTTAGAGCTGAAGGCTTGAAAGTTGTGGTAGATGCAGGCAACGGCTCAGCTGGGCTAATATACCCAAAAGTGTTGAGGGAGCTCGGTGCATCAGTTTACGAGTTGAACTGCGAACCCGATGGAAACTTTCCAAATAGAGACCCAGACCCCGCGAATAGGGCGAGTCTTCTACAGTTGCAGAGGAAGGTTGTCGAGGTTGGGGCAGATATAGGTTTCGCCTACGATGTTGACGGTGACCGCCTCGCAGTCGTCGATGAAAAAGGCTCAATCATGGAGCCCAAAAAGGTCTTTGCCCTGTTGGTAGACATAACACTCGGCAAGAAGCCTGCCACAAAAGTGGTGCATGACATTCTCACTTCAATGGCGATTGAGGAGAGGATAAGGAAGAGAGGAGGGATTCCCATACCATCCAAAGTTGGCCACACTTACATAGCCCAGAAACTCCTCGAGGAGGGCGCTGCACTCGCGGGAGAGCTTTCAGGGCATTACTATTTTGAGGAGACCTTTGGGGCCGATGACGCGCTCTTCGCGAGTTTAAGGCTTATTGAGTATCTAGTTGCGACCAGAACTCAGCTGTCGGAGTATGGCGTGGACATCCCTTCATACTTCGCGGAGGACATGAGGGTTCCCATCCGTGAATCTGAGAAGTTCAATTATGTTGAGAAGTTGAGGCGGCGCTTCCAGGGGGAGGGCTACCGTGTCGACTGTATGGATGGAGTTAAGGTTTTCTTCGATGACGGCTGGTTGGTTGTACGGCCTTCGCATACCGAACCAAAGATCTCTGTGGCCTATGAGGCGGTGGATAAGTGGCATTTTGAATACATTAAGCGGCTCGTTAGAGAGATATTAGATGAAAGGCCGCGGTGA
- a CDS encoding YkgJ family cysteine cluster protein, with protein sequence MAGLQLNAIPWRKVRSWGCVGCGDICCNSFRVPISAWEWARLCHLYGPQIAEFRFDGLYLKKRADGSCIFLYPSMGNFLCALQAMKPYACKLWPFKIGRKPTYGCADEALYSFKGDKFYVYLDPFCRGIMLGKPTQQFAVQVIPEFIEIFLGGRRAQIYSTMPSQGFTHPQLRPELQSPIRRLSCELNL encoded by the coding sequence GTGGCTGGTTTGCAATTAAATGCGATCCCTTGGCGCAAAGTTAGGTCTTGGGGTTGCGTTGGCTGCGGGGACATCTGTTGCAATTCGTTCCGTGTACCCATCTCCGCCTGGGAATGGGCTAGGCTCTGCCACCTCTACGGCCCCCAGATCGCCGAGTTCAGATTTGACGGCTTATACCTGAAGAAAAGAGCCGACGGTAGCTGCATATTCCTGTACCCCTCCATGGGTAATTTCCTATGTGCCCTCCAAGCGATGAAGCCCTATGCATGCAAGCTTTGGCCCTTCAAGATAGGGAGGAAGCCTACCTACGGATGCGCCGATGAGGCATTATACTCCTTCAAAGGTGACAAGTTCTACGTCTACTTGGACCCGTTCTGCAGGGGAATTATGCTCGGGAAACCAACCCAGCAATTCGCAGTCCAAGTCATACCTGAATTTATCGAGATCTTTCTAGGTGGCAGAAGAGCTCAAATATACTCCACAATGCCCTCCCAAGGCTTCACACACCCTCAACTCCGTCCCGAGCTCCAGTCTCCTATTAGGCGGTTATCATGCGAGCTTAACCTCTGA
- a CDS encoding MG2 domain-containing protein has translation MNMKTLNMNPKSNSTILAIVLFSLLALAATAPAATAQVTSVSTDKSSYMQGGTVTISGVAAPDAYVAIQVTNPAGTSILMTTVKADSTGAFTRTFKLPSDATAGTYTVTASQGGATETATFEVTALAEDTTPPTLTITLTPDKAEYGEESVTITVTANEDLKAAPVVTVTQSGASAATVTISTTAPYTGTYSIMTGYDGTATITATAEDLAGNTGTATKTFTVRTIPAWKPTTDALADDIDALQEDVSNLQASVAALQTINMIAYAAIGLAIIAIIIAIAAIARAGKKA, from the coding sequence ATGAATATGAAAACACTCAACATGAACCCGAAGTCGAATTCGACCATACTAGCCATAGTCCTATTCTCACTGCTGGCACTAGCGGCAACCGCCCCAGCGGCAACCGCCCAAGTTACATCAGTCTCAACCGACAAGTCCAGTTACATGCAGGGTGGAACAGTCACCATATCAGGCGTCGCAGCTCCAGACGCCTACGTAGCCATCCAAGTCACAAACCCTGCGGGAACCAGCATATTAATGACGACCGTGAAAGCCGACAGCACCGGCGCCTTCACACGCACATTCAAACTACCATCCGACGCGACGGCTGGAACCTACACAGTCACAGCCAGCCAGGGAGGCGCCACCGAGACAGCCACCTTCGAGGTGACAGCCCTCGCAGAAGACACCACACCACCCACCCTCACAATAACATTAACGCCCGACAAAGCCGAATACGGTGAGGAGTCCGTCACAATCACGGTCACCGCCAACGAAGACCTAAAGGCAGCACCAGTCGTCACAGTCACACAGTCCGGAGCTTCAGCAGCCACGGTCACAATCTCAACCACTGCACCCTACACGGGTACATATTCGATCATGACCGGCTACGATGGAACAGCAACCATAACCGCCACGGCTGAAGACCTAGCTGGCAACACTGGCACAGCGACCAAGACTTTCACCGTCAGAACAATCCCAGCTTGGAAGCCAACAACTGACGCCCTAGCCGATGACATAGACGCATTACAGGAAGATGTATCCAACCTCCAAGCCAGCGTAGCAGCCCTGCAGACTATAAACATGATAGCCTACGCGGCAATCGGCCTCGCCATAATAGCCATAATAATAGCGATAGCCGCAATCGCAAGGGCAGGTAAGAAAGCCTAA
- a CDS encoding ornithine cyclodeaminase family protein — MVLLLARSAIESLVNMREAICAVEEAFREYARGEVQMPPRSIITIPERGGWIGGMSAYLRGLSAAASKVVASYPNNALKGLPTISALITYIDIDTGIPLAVMDAAYLTALRTGAASGVATKYLAREDSETVGVIGAGVQARFQLEAVAAVRRISRVYVYSPTHEHRIRFAKEVEERLGVHVTSLDAAAEVVCKADILVVATSAKEPVVKGKWLRAGTHINGVGSHSPKVRELDGEVVRRSKVVVDSREAALREAGDLLIPMAEGGFSVGDIYAELGEVVSGAKHGRESPEEVTLFKSVGLAIQDVAVAKIAYDKARRFGVGSEVKLA, encoded by the coding sequence ATGGTTCTGCTTCTAGCGCGGTCGGCGATCGAGTCTCTGGTTAATATGAGGGAAGCTATCTGTGCTGTTGAGGAGGCTTTCAGAGAGTATGCGAGAGGCGAGGTTCAGATGCCCCCAAGGTCTATCATCACAATCCCCGAAAGGGGCGGCTGGATTGGGGGTATGTCAGCTTACCTCCGAGGGCTGAGTGCAGCGGCCTCAAAAGTCGTCGCCTCATACCCAAACAACGCCTTGAAGGGGCTCCCAACGATCTCGGCTTTGATCACCTACATTGACATTGACACTGGGATACCCCTGGCGGTCATGGATGCAGCCTACCTTACCGCCCTTAGAACCGGGGCTGCGTCAGGTGTAGCCACTAAGTATCTTGCTAGGGAAGATAGTGAAACAGTTGGGGTGATTGGGGCTGGCGTTCAAGCCAGATTTCAATTGGAGGCTGTAGCGGCGGTTAGGCGTATCAGCCGCGTATACGTTTACAGCCCTACCCATGAACATAGGATACGATTCGCAAAGGAGGTGGAGGAAAGACTCGGCGTACACGTTACATCCTTAGATGCAGCAGCTGAGGTTGTGTGTAAGGCAGATATCTTGGTGGTTGCAACCTCTGCCAAGGAGCCGGTGGTTAAGGGTAAGTGGCTTCGGGCTGGAACTCACATAAACGGTGTTGGCTCCCATTCTCCTAAAGTTAGGGAGTTGGACGGTGAGGTGGTGAGGAGGTCGAAGGTTGTTGTAGACTCCCGGGAGGCTGCTCTGAGGGAGGCTGGAGACCTTTTGATCCCCATGGCGGAGGGAGGATTCTCCGTGGGGGATATCTATGCGGAGCTGGGAGAGGTTGTGAGCGGCGCTAAACATGGTAGGGAGAGCCCTGAGGAGGTTACACTATTCAAGTCAGTTGGGCTGGCGATCCAGGATGTGGCGGTGGCAAAGATTGCGTATGATAAAGCGAGAAGGTTTGGGGTAGGCTCAGAGGTTAAGCTCGCATGA
- a CDS encoding DUF362 domain-containing protein: MRYGPRYLCPSVLLSQLHSRWFRLEMAKGKVAIVRLTGDTRVAIEKALKLLGGLHIGNLPIYIKPNLCAETDVEGGANVSSLFLRNLIALLLNHHRNASIKIIESDSSGKNADRAFEKMGYTQLVEEFGGGHLSLVNLSKEPTETIDLGGLYFKSLTLPRILLKPHYLITVAKAKTHGLTEITGALKNQFGCLPNPKKSSYHPHINEVIVDLNKILPPSLCIVDGSVCMEGVTRGKLWRLGVVICGYDPVAVDATLTRVMGLNPFEIKHLLLANREGLGIMDPSLVGEPLENVAIKVRRPSLIVKLASRLIPDSFYPLVEGFYRRLTPQTVI, from the coding sequence TTGAGATATGGTCCACGTTACCTCTGCCCTTCGGTGCTCCTCAGCCAGCTACATTCTAGGTGGTTCAGGTTGGAAATGGCTAAGGGAAAAGTCGCCATAGTAAGATTAACCGGCGACACGCGTGTTGCCATCGAAAAAGCCCTTAAGCTTCTGGGCGGTTTGCATATAGGAAATCTGCCTATCTACATAAAACCGAACCTCTGCGCAGAGACAGATGTTGAAGGTGGCGCCAATGTCAGCTCACTCTTTCTCCGAAACCTTATAGCTCTGCTTCTGAACCATCATCGTAATGCTTCAATTAAGATAATTGAATCTGATAGTAGCGGTAAAAATGCTGATAGGGCCTTTGAGAAGATGGGGTATACTCAACTAGTCGAGGAGTTTGGAGGCGGCCACCTATCGCTTGTCAACCTCTCAAAGGAGCCAACTGAGACCATAGACCTCGGCGGGCTATACTTCAAAAGTTTGACGCTCCCAAGGATCCTACTCAAACCTCACTATTTAATCACGGTCGCCAAAGCCAAGACTCACGGACTGACCGAGATTACAGGGGCATTAAAGAACCAGTTCGGCTGCCTGCCCAACCCAAAGAAGTCGTCATATCACCCCCATATTAATGAGGTTATCGTCGATCTAAACAAGATCTTACCGCCCTCTCTTTGCATCGTTGATGGGTCTGTATGTATGGAAGGAGTTACACGGGGAAAGTTGTGGAGGTTGGGGGTAGTTATTTGCGGTTATGATCCTGTGGCAGTGGACGCTACTCTTACGCGGGTCATGGGTCTAAATCCATTCGAGATCAAACATTTATTGCTCGCCAATAGGGAGGGTCTAGGGATCATGGACCCCAGCTTAGTTGGGGAACCCTTGGAGAATGTGGCCATAAAGGTCCGTAGACCTAGTCTCATCGTGAAACTTGCGAGTCGGCTCATCCCGGATTCATTCTACCCGCTGGTCGAAGGCTTTTACCGTAGACTTACCCCACAAACAGTAATATGA
- a CDS encoding DUF131 domain-containing protein codes for MAENLCELCGKQDALYICRRCGNRICEACFDYTGWVCSICAKSATKPQTSGLKKLLNPYSFPLIFMVGSLITFIGVVIIFISALGSPSSIAGGGILLIGPIPIVFGTGPDFLVLLPIAVALTIIAFVFFFLLLTPRLRAV; via the coding sequence TTGGCTGAGAATCTTTGTGAACTCTGCGGGAAGCAAGATGCCTTATATATCTGCCGGCGATGTGGCAATAGGATCTGTGAAGCCTGCTTCGACTACACTGGCTGGGTATGTAGCATCTGCGCGAAGAGTGCCACTAAACCGCAGACGTCAGGTCTCAAAAAATTGTTAAACCCGTATAGTTTTCCCTTAATCTTCATGGTTGGTTCGCTCATAACCTTCATCGGTGTGGTTATCATCTTCATCTCAGCGCTGGGCAGCCCAAGCTCTATCGCAGGTGGCGGGATTCTGCTGATCGGTCCTATCCCTATAGTGTTCGGAACAGGCCCAGACTTCCTCGTTCTACTCCCAATCGCTGTAGCCCTAACTATAATTGCTTTTGTCTTCTTCTTCCTCCTCCTGACCCCGCGGCTGAGGGCAGTTTAG
- a CDS encoding NUDIX hydrolase yields MVKIKRQISSGGVIFKRRGNSHEVALTARRGGKVWCLPKGLVEADETLEESAVRETREETGLMGRPVGKIGEISYWYYSRDDEARIFKTVHFYLLEFVSGSEANHDFEVEEVRWLPLEEAITVLTYKNEREIVMKAGEMLNQLGRGERVK; encoded by the coding sequence ATGGTTAAGATAAAACGGCAGATTTCTTCTGGTGGGGTGATCTTCAAGAGACGGGGCAACTCTCATGAGGTAGCATTGACGGCTAGGAGGGGGGGCAAAGTTTGGTGTCTGCCTAAAGGTTTAGTTGAGGCCGATGAGACGCTTGAGGAGTCCGCGGTGAGGGAGACGAGGGAAGAGACAGGGCTTATGGGGAGACCCGTAGGTAAAATAGGAGAGATAAGCTACTGGTATTATTCTCGAGATGATGAGGCTCGAATCTTCAAGACTGTCCATTTTTATCTATTGGAATTTGTCAGCGGCTCCGAAGCTAACCACGATTTTGAGGTCGAAGAAGTTAGGTGGTTACCCTTAGAGGAGGCAATAACCGTATTGACTTATAAGAACGAGAGGGAGATTGTGATGAAAGCCGGTGAAATGCTTAACCAACTAGGCCGCGGTGAGAGGGTGAAGTAG
- a CDS encoding DUF131 domain-containing protein: protein MKSDLERLLSTNILINVGSILIVVGLIVVLLSVLSAMFAAVRGGRVRGGGVILIGPIPILFGSDAKIVKGLIYLAIILMIIVSVIMVIPTLL, encoded by the coding sequence GTGAAGAGTGATCTGGAGAGACTGTTGTCCACCAACATACTCATAAATGTGGGTTCCATCCTAATAGTTGTCGGTCTCATAGTTGTCTTGCTCTCAGTTCTATCAGCCATGTTCGCCGCTGTGCGAGGGGGGAGGGTTCGAGGGGGGGGTGTCATATTGATCGGCCCAATTCCAATCTTATTCGGCTCCGACGCCAAGATAGTGAAAGGTCTAATCTACCTAGCCATAATCTTAATGATCATAGTCTCAGTTATCATGGTAATCCCAACCCTACTCTAG